A window of Dehalococcoidales bacterium genomic DNA:
TCAATGGCAACGGCTGGTTGGACCTCGATGATCTGGCCCGTTCGCCAGCCATCATCGCTGACCACGGTCCACTGGACGATCTCAACCCTCCTCACCTTACCGGTGGAGAAGCGTCTTTTCACATGACGGTGATGTTCCATGCTGAAGCTACCAATGACATTCAGGGAGATATACTGACCACTATCGTTTCCTTCACCCTGAACCAGCACAGCAGCCAGTAAAACTTGCTCCCGTGGCTGAATTTATTTCGGCTCGCTAACACAGGGGCGCCCCCCGCCGGGGCGCCCTTTCGTAAGCTGCGCCCGCGGGTATATAATGCCGGCGGGGGGCTTGAGATTTTATGTAAGGCGGGTCTATACTGTACCTGACCGAAAAGCCAAGTGCGGGGGTGTAACCTGAAAAAGCTCATAGGTTGGCTCGGCTGGGCAATGCTGGGCGTGGTGCTGGCGGCGGTCGCCTTCGTCGTGACGGCGGTCCAGTTCGGCTGGGAGTTCAACGCCGTGCTCTCCGGCAGCATGGAGCCGGAGCTCGGCGTGGGGGGACTAGTCGTCTTTAAGCCCGTGGACGGACAGGATGTCGTCGCCGGAGACGTCATCTCCTTCAAAATCCCCGGCATCGATACGCCCATCTGCCACCGGGTGATTGACCGCCAGGAGACCGCTGACGGTCCGCTCTTCCAGACCATGGGTGATGCCAACGAAGAGCCGGACATCAACCTGGTAAGCGCGGAGGACGTCAATGGCAAAGCGGTATTCTATCTTCCCTACGTGGGCTACCTGGGCCGCCTCTCGCAGTCCGGCATGACCCCGCTAAGGGTGTTGGGTAAGAACCTCCCGGCGGCGGTGCTGGTGATCCTGGTGATGGGGATGGCCTTCATCGGCTTAACGCTCAAAGACATGTGGATAGATATATTCCGTCCATCAAAGAGATTACGGCAAGAGGCACTTAAACGACGCAAGGAGAGGCTTCAAAGACAGAGGAAGATGTTTGGCGTCGGCTAGTGCTCCCGTCATCATAGGGACACGATACGTGAGTGGATGCGCAACCATATGAGAACCAGGAAGGCCGCTGAATGAGGGGCGCAAGACTCAAGAGTATCCTTCTGGGTGTGCTGGGGATTCTGCTCGTCAGCGTGATGATGGGCGTGGCCTACGCCAGTCCCGGCAACACCGACGATGGCCATCACGGGGATTCTTGCCTGGATGACGGCATAGATTTGAAGCTCAGAGACCAGGACGAGCCATGGCAGGACGGTGTCGTGGCAACCTGGACAGCCGCCAATATGGCGCCCGGCGACGAATTCACCTTTGAAGGGAGCCTTGTTGGTTTGCGGAGTGACGGCTACGGAAAGGCGGCCATTACCTGCCTCTATGAAGTAGTCGAGGAATCTCCGCAAGCTGAAGCCGATACCGACCCGCAGACCGACCTGCACCCCGACAGCATGGCCAGGGAGATGGTGATTTACCGATTCACCTACTCCAACAATGCCTGGCAGATCGACTTGCTAACCGGAGAGCTGACGAGAACACCCTGGAGAAGGAGCATAGCTCCGGTGGTCTACACCGATGACGACTGGCAGCTTCAAGACGTTGACGGCGATGGTAGCATAACATTCTACGACCTTGAGCAAAGCCCGCTAACCAACCTTCCATCGCCTCGGCGGGGCGGAACGCGTCTTGAAATGAGTGTCAGGTTCGATCAGGACGCCGGGAATGAGTTCCAGGGCGATGCTTTTGACCTGACGGTGGTTTTCTCCATCAAACCAAGGTAAGATGGGAAAAGGCTACCCTTGGCACTCCCGGTTCTAGAGAAAGACAGTAGC
This region includes:
- a CDS encoding signal peptidase I, which translates into the protein MLGVVLAAVAFVVTAVQFGWEFNAVLSGSMEPELGVGGLVVFKPVDGQDVVAGDVISFKIPGIDTPICHRVIDRQETADGPLFQTMGDANEEPDINLVSAEDVNGKAVFYLPYVGYLGRLSQSGMTPLRVLGKNLPAAVLVILVMGMAFIGLTLKDMWIDIFRPSKRLRQEALKRRKERLQRQRKMFGVG